The genomic stretch AACTTGAGCCACGAGTGGGAGATCTTCCGCGTCGCCACGTCGGTGCCTTTCGAGCTGATGGAAGCGGCGATCCTGGTGACTGCCGGCGAGTCGCTGCCGGTGATCGCCAGCCAGGGCTTTGCGCCCTTGCTGCCGAGCCTGGTGGGGCGCGAGTTCGCCTTGCTCGACCTGGGTGTGCTGAGTGCACACTTCGAAGCCGGTAACTGGGAACAGGAGGGCATCGATCAGCGTCTACTGGCGCAAGCGGCGCAGGCCCACGGCCTGGCGGCCAGTCGCTACGGACAGTACCGCCTGTCCCGGACCCGTCCGGACAGTGCGGTGGAACCGGACACTTACCCGCTGCACGTCGATTTGCAGGTGCCGATGGGCACTGCGATCGAGGCGCCGTTTGCGGGTGTCATCCACTTGAGCGCCGATGGCCGCCTGCAGCTCGACAGTGCCCAACTGAGCGTGCGCCTGTGGGGTGTCACCCCGTCGCTGCACAGTGGTGCCGCAGTGCTCAAGGGCCAGGTGCTGGGGGAGGCCGGCGGCGCGTTGCGGGTGCAATTGTGTCGTGGCGCCGAACTCGATCCGCCGCTGTTCTGCACGCCGTCCCGGGCTCCGGCCTGGCAAGCATTGTGCCCGTCTCCGGCGGCGTTGCTGGGGTTGGCCTGCGATGCCGAGGTCGAGCTCGATCCGCACACGTTGCTGGCCCGTCGGGATGCCAGCTTTGCTCGTTCGCAAAAGCACTATTACGTCGATCCGCCGCGGATCGAACGGGGCTGGCGCAACCACCTGATCGACATGCAGGGCCGCTCCTACCTGGACATGCTCAACAACGTCGCGGTGCTGGGCCACGGTCACCCGCGCATGGCCGCCGAGGCCAGCCGGCAGTGGTCGCTGCTCAACACCAACTCGCGCTTTCACTATGCCGCCATCGCCGAGTTCTCCGAACGCTTGCTGGCGCTGGCGCCGGACTCGATGGACCGAGTGTTCCTGGTCAACAGCGGCAGCGAGGCCAACGACCTGGCGATTCGCCTGGCGTGGGCCTACAGCGGCGCTCGCGACATGCTCAGTGTGCTGGAGGCGTATCACGGCTGGACGGTGGGGGCGGACGCGGTGTCGACCTCAATCGCCGACAACCCGCAAGCACTGAGCAGTCGCCCGGACTGGGTGCACCCGGTCACCGCGCCAAACACCTACCGGGGTGAGTTCCGCGGGCCCGACAGTGCGCCGGATTACGTGCGCAGCGTCGAGCACCACCTGGCTCGACTGGACGAGCAGAAGCGCCCGTTGGCGGGTTTCATCTGCGAGCCGGTGTATGGCAATGCCGGTGGTATCTCGTTGCCCGCGGGATACCTGCAGCAAGTCTATGGGCTGGTCCGCGCGCGGGGCGGGGTGTGCATCGCCGACGAGGTACAGGTCGGTTATGGGCGCATGGGCAAGTTTTTCTGGGGCTTTGAAGAGCAGGGCGTGGTCCCGGACATCATCACCATGGCCAAGGGCATGGGCAATGGCCAGCCCTTGGGGGCGGTGATTACCCGTCGGGAAATTGCCCAAGCGCTGGAAGCCGAAGGCTACTTCTTCTCTTCGGCCGGTGGCAGCCCGGTGAGTTGCCGCATCGGCATGGCGGTGCTGGATGTGATGGAAGAAGAAAAGCTGTGGGAAAACGCCCAGGTCGTCGGCGGCTATTTCAAGGAACGCCTGGAGGCCTTGGTCGAGCGTTATCCGTTGGTCGGTGCGGTGCATGGCTCCGGTTTTTACCTGGGGGTGGAACTGGTCCGCAACCGCGAGACGCTCGAGCCGGCCACCGCAGAAACTGCCCTGCTGTGCGACCGCCTGCGCGAGCTGGGGATCTTCATGCAGCCGACCGGAGACTTCCTCAACGTCCTCAAGATCAAGCCGCCGATGGTCACGTCGCGCCAGAGTGTCGATTTTTTTGTCGACATGCTGGCGAAGGTGCTGGGCGAAGGCTTGTAAACCCGCGCTGGCAAGCGGAGCGCCGCCCGGCCCGCTCCCACAGGTTGGGTGGGTGTCTGCAAAACTGTGGGAGCGGGCTTGCCCGCGATGAGGCCAGTAAATCCTCCATAAATATCGATTATTATCGGCATTAGTAGCTGATAAAAGATAAATTCGCATATCAGGCACTTCAAAAGCCGATTTTTATCGGTTATAAAGTCGCCTAACGCCGCGCTGTGAATTTCTGCGCCCGGCCGATCCCCTTTCTGTCATCGGTCGATGCCACGCTCGACCCCCTGCACCCGCCCGGGAGATGATTCATGAGTCGTATCGTTACTGTCGCCGCTACCCAGATGGCCTGTTCCTGGGACCTTGAAGCCAACATCGAGACCGCCGAGAAGCTGGTCCGTGAGGCTGCAGGCAAGGGCGCGCAGATCATCCTGATCCAGGAGTTGTTCGAGGCCCCGTACTTCTGCCAGAAGCCGAACCCGGACTACCTGCAACTGGCGACCCGCGTTGAAGACAACGTGGCCATCAAGCACTTCCAGAAAGTCGCCAAGGAGTTGCAGGTGGTCCTGCCGATCAGCTTCTACGAGCTGGCTGGCCGAGCGCGCTTCAACAGCATCGCGATCATCGATGCCGATGGCAGCAACCTGGGGATTTATCGCAAGAGCCACATCCCCGATGGCCCTGGCTACCATGAAAAGTATTACTTCAATCCGGGCGACACCGGCTTCAAGGTGTGGAACACCCGCTACGCGAAAATTGGCGTGGGCATCTGCTGGGACCAGTGGTTCCCGGAGTGCGCCCGCAGCATGGCGCTGCTCGGCGCAGAGATCCTGTTCTACCCGACGGCCATCGGCAGCGAACCGCACGACAAGAGCATCTCCTCGCGCGACCACTGGCAGCGGGTACAGCAGGGCCATGCCGGCGCCAACCTGATGCCGTTGATCGCCAGCAACCGTATCGGCAACGAAGAACAGGACGGCTACGACATCACCTTCTACGGTTCTTCGTTCATCGCCAACCAGTTCGGCGAGAAGGTCGAGGAGCTCAACCAGACCGAAGAAGGCATACTGGTGCACAGTTTTGATCTGGATGAGCTGGAGCACATCCGCAGCGCCTGGGGTTCGTTCCGCGATCGGCGTCCGAACCTGTATGGCCCGCTGAAAACCCTAGACGGTTCCCTGGAGTCCTGATTGTTATGACCACTTTGCACAGCACCCCCCGCGCCGACGGTTTCTACATGCCGGCTGAATGGGCCCCCCAGACCCAGGCCTGGATGGTCTGGCCAGAGCGCCCGGACAACTGGCGCCTGGGCGGCAAGCCTGCACAAGCCGCCCACGTGGCAGTGGCCAAGGCCATTGCCCGCTTTGAACCGGTGACCGTTGCCGTGTCCGCCGGCCAATACGAAAACGCCCGCGCCCGCCTCGATGTACCGAATATTCGCCTGGTCGAGATGTCCAGTGATGACGCCTGGGTGCGTGATACCGGCCCGACCTTCGTCATCAACAACAGCGGTGAAGTGCGCGGCGTGCACTGGGACTTCAACGCCTGGGGCGGTTTCGACGGCGGCCTGTACTCGCCGTGGAACCGTGACGCGCAAGTCGCCGGCAAGATTCTCGAGATCGAGCGCAGTTCGCGTTACCGCACCGAGGGCTTCGTGCTCGAAGGCGGTTCGATCCA from Pseudomonas sp. S04 encodes the following:
- the aguB gene encoding N-carbamoylputrescine amidase: MSRIVTVAATQMACSWDLEANIETAEKLVREAAGKGAQIILIQELFEAPYFCQKPNPDYLQLATRVEDNVAIKHFQKVAKELQVVLPISFYELAGRARFNSIAIIDADGSNLGIYRKSHIPDGPGYHEKYYFNPGDTGFKVWNTRYAKIGVGICWDQWFPECARSMALLGAEILFYPTAIGSEPHDKSISSRDHWQRVQQGHAGANLMPLIASNRIGNEEQDGYDITFYGSSFIANQFGEKVEELNQTEEGILVHSFDLDELEHIRSAWGSFRDRRPNLYGPLKTLDGSLES
- a CDS encoding aminotransferase, encoding MLLATLIHRASLASPQVSAEQALELLREHYGLSGTLQSLGSQQDLNYRLDSDQGRFVLKICRGDYAALELEAQHAALKHLATRPGLHVPRVIAAKSGADLLTLELAGQSLHVRLLDYIDGQSLTHLDHLGHEVVAGFGRLCGEMDLALAGFTHPGLERTLQWDARHASALTEHLLPVIGDPQQRELISAAALHAEQRLRPLQAKLPVQAIHMDITDDNVVWTRDAQRHWQLQGVIDFGDLIRTWRITDLSVTCAALLHHADGDPMVILPAVRAYHAVNPLQREELQALWPLIVARAAVLVLSGEQQVSIDPQNQYSRDNLSHEWEIFRVATSVPFELMEAAILVTAGESLPVIASQGFAPLLPSLVGREFALLDLGVLSAHFEAGNWEQEGIDQRLLAQAAQAHGLAASRYGQYRLSRTRPDSAVEPDTYPLHVDLQVPMGTAIEAPFAGVIHLSADGRLQLDSAQLSVRLWGVTPSLHSGAAVLKGQVLGEAGGALRVQLCRGAELDPPLFCTPSRAPAWQALCPSPAALLGLACDAEVELDPHTLLARRDASFARSQKHYYVDPPRIERGWRNHLIDMQGRSYLDMLNNVAVLGHGHPRMAAEASRQWSLLNTNSRFHYAAIAEFSERLLALAPDSMDRVFLVNSGSEANDLAIRLAWAYSGARDMLSVLEAYHGWTVGADAVSTSIADNPQALSSRPDWVHPVTAPNTYRGEFRGPDSAPDYVRSVEHHLARLDEQKRPLAGFICEPVYGNAGGISLPAGYLQQVYGLVRARGGVCIADEVQVGYGRMGKFFWGFEEQGVVPDIITMAKGMGNGQPLGAVITRREIAQALEAEGYFFSSAGGSPVSCRIGMAVLDVMEEEKLWENAQVVGGYFKERLEALVERYPLVGAVHGSGFYLGVELVRNRETLEPATAETALLCDRLRELGIFMQPTGDFLNVLKIKPPMVTSRQSVDFFVDMLAKVLGEGL